Proteins found in one Penaeus vannamei isolate JL-2024 chromosome 43, ASM4276789v1, whole genome shotgun sequence genomic segment:
- the LOC113809363 gene encoding uncharacterized protein isoform X2, with protein MQNPAMVASYLRPPCLTSLAASVVARCLTYEDYEECTHYRWDPVMIWQFELPQRKKKNKRCTERSQIFSLNDVSVPVPQPPWKEMRKFRDWWWNTNLLGRLDSSLRNHIVDAIEQLSWTSNTEEEYVLFLLLRLSVDTSIELGADRFDIPSEWCADLAQVITHLGPYPIQKLCVFHDALGLKPVLTSLIQQSPYLQVLKVNQWAVSNDVMMALGNSCNLLTEFVIPCMQPQVFMSDESLFSCFFNGMTREEVLKCWAQGKKPTLSFKHLRYIDILYWKQTERFIQMISVFYPNVRLCGIDDYTVEDENLDLAQPFLEVGAQVTALRISCRTKNILSERLKCLIDNSSFLRELRIHVDDNFDGADNEHVFEKRLEETGVKLKKLVSQMKSFDSLALRPHDGVDITKAVLPTLHSQGNIITSLHMCYEYAMLNTNTLYQIINLCPKLYRLAVSLRFGEIDEASTAYRTVLHSHTSLHTLVVQDISVEEESIQESAFAKIINDLLNAAPNIEMLGFSCLIEKEEEFALLTSASVRNLHLQFCFDLGSLSSAQFFLHSLLPNFPNLKVLSVEIKEGIFQHESFTSVCKTGVRVTRKKPQFFQIPRWDTSNISQNTFALLVM; from the exons ATGGGATCCTGTTATGATATGGCAGTTTGAGCTTCCACagcggaagaagaaaaacaaaaggtgcACAGAACGCAGTCAGATTTTTAGCCTGAACGATGTTTCGGTTCCAGTGCCACAGCCACCTTGG AAAGAAATGCGAAAATTTCGAGACTGGTGGTGGAACACAAATCTTTTAGGTAGGTTAGACTCGTCCCTACGCAACCACATTGTGGACGCTATTGAGCAGCTTAGTTGGACATCAAATACGGAGGAGGAGTATGTGCTCTTTTTACTCCTACGACTATCTGTCGACACCAGTATTGAGCTTGGGGCAGATCGGTTTGACATTCCAAG TGAGTGGTGTGCTGACCTGGCTCAAGTCATTACACACCTGGGTCCATATCCCATTCAAAAACTGTGTGTGTTCCATGACGCCCTTGGCCTCAAACCTGTTCTTACTTCGCTCATCCAACAGTCACCTTACCTACAG GTTTTGAAGGTAAACCAGTGGGCTGTTAGCAACGATGTTATGATGGCCCTTGGAAACAGCTGCAACCTCCTAACAGAATTTGTCATCCCTTGTATGCAGCCGCAAGTTTTCATGAGTGATGAAtccctcttttcctgtttcttcaaTGGAATGACGAGAGAGGAGGTGCTGAAGTGTTGGGCTCAGGGAAAAAAGCCAACCTTGTCTTTCAAGCAtctgagatacatagatatactttaCTGGAAGCAGACAGAGAGGTTCATTCAGATGATTAGTGTGTTTTATCCCAATGTGCGCTTGTGTGGCATTGACGATTACACTGTGGAGGACGAGAACTTGGATCTTGCCCAGCCTTTCTTAGAAGTTGGAGCACAGGTTACAGCTCTGAGGATAAGCTGTAGGACCAAAAATATCCTTAGTGAGAGACTGAAGTGTTTAATTGACAATTCATCCTTCTTGAGAGAACTCAGAATTCATGTTGATGACAACTTTGATGGTGCAGACAATGAACACGTGTTTGAAAAACGCCTTGAAGAAACGGGCGTCAAGTTAAAGAAACTCGTTAGTCAAATGAAGTCCTTCGATTCCTTAGCACTTCGACCCCATGATGGTGTGGACATAACAAAAGCTGTGTTGCCAACCCTTCACTCGCAGGGGAATATTATCACAAGCTTGCACATGTGTTACGAATATGCCATGCTGAATACAAACACTCTCTATCAGATTATAAATTTGTGTCCAAAGTTGTATAGACTTGCAGTCTCATTAAGGTTTGGTGAGATTGACGAGGCATCAACAGCCTACAG AACAGTTCTTCATTCACATACTAGTCTGCATACCTTAGTAGTTCAAGACATCTCAGTGGAGGAGGAGAGTATTCAGGAGTCTGCTTTTGCCAAGATCATAAATGATTTGCTAAATGCTGCCCCAAATATTGAG aTGCTTGGCTTTTCATGTCTtattgagaaggaggaagaattcgCACTTTTGACATCTGCTTCTGTCAGGAATTTACACCTGCAGTTTTGCTTCGACCTCGGCAGTCTCTCTTCTGCACAGTTCTTCCTGCATTCACTCCTTCCGAACTTCCCCAACCTCAAGGTGCTATCTGTAGAAATCAAAGAAGGAATTTTCCAGCATGAGTCATTCACCTCTGTGTGTAAGACAGGTGTTCGGGTTACGAGAAAAAAGCCGCAATTTTTCCAAATACCCCGGTGGGATACTTCAAACATATCACAAAATACATTTGCTCTTTTGGTGATGTGA
- the LOC113809363 gene encoding uncharacterized protein isoform X1 yields MCVSFSNGKALMQNPAMVASYLRPPCLTSLAASVVARCLTYEDYEECTHYRWDPVMIWQFELPQRKKKNKRCTERSQIFSLNDVSVPVPQPPWKEMRKFRDWWWNTNLLGRLDSSLRNHIVDAIEQLSWTSNTEEEYVLFLLLRLSVDTSIELGADRFDIPSEWCADLAQVITHLGPYPIQKLCVFHDALGLKPVLTSLIQQSPYLQVLKVNQWAVSNDVMMALGNSCNLLTEFVIPCMQPQVFMSDESLFSCFFNGMTREEVLKCWAQGKKPTLSFKHLRYIDILYWKQTERFIQMISVFYPNVRLCGIDDYTVEDENLDLAQPFLEVGAQVTALRISCRTKNILSERLKCLIDNSSFLRELRIHVDDNFDGADNEHVFEKRLEETGVKLKKLVSQMKSFDSLALRPHDGVDITKAVLPTLHSQGNIITSLHMCYEYAMLNTNTLYQIINLCPKLYRLAVSLRFGEIDEASTAYRTVLHSHTSLHTLVVQDISVEEESIQESAFAKIINDLLNAAPNIEMLGFSCLIEKEEEFALLTSASVRNLHLQFCFDLGSLSSAQFFLHSLLPNFPNLKVLSVEIKEGIFQHESFTSVCKTGVRVTRKKPQFFQIPRWDTSNISQNTFALLVM; encoded by the exons ATGGGATCCTGTTATGATATGGCAGTTTGAGCTTCCACagcggaagaagaaaaacaaaaggtgcACAGAACGCAGTCAGATTTTTAGCCTGAACGATGTTTCGGTTCCAGTGCCACAGCCACCTTGG AAAGAAATGCGAAAATTTCGAGACTGGTGGTGGAACACAAATCTTTTAGGTAGGTTAGACTCGTCCCTACGCAACCACATTGTGGACGCTATTGAGCAGCTTAGTTGGACATCAAATACGGAGGAGGAGTATGTGCTCTTTTTACTCCTACGACTATCTGTCGACACCAGTATTGAGCTTGGGGCAGATCGGTTTGACATTCCAAG TGAGTGGTGTGCTGACCTGGCTCAAGTCATTACACACCTGGGTCCATATCCCATTCAAAAACTGTGTGTGTTCCATGACGCCCTTGGCCTCAAACCTGTTCTTACTTCGCTCATCCAACAGTCACCTTACCTACAG GTTTTGAAGGTAAACCAGTGGGCTGTTAGCAACGATGTTATGATGGCCCTTGGAAACAGCTGCAACCTCCTAACAGAATTTGTCATCCCTTGTATGCAGCCGCAAGTTTTCATGAGTGATGAAtccctcttttcctgtttcttcaaTGGAATGACGAGAGAGGAGGTGCTGAAGTGTTGGGCTCAGGGAAAAAAGCCAACCTTGTCTTTCAAGCAtctgagatacatagatatactttaCTGGAAGCAGACAGAGAGGTTCATTCAGATGATTAGTGTGTTTTATCCCAATGTGCGCTTGTGTGGCATTGACGATTACACTGTGGAGGACGAGAACTTGGATCTTGCCCAGCCTTTCTTAGAAGTTGGAGCACAGGTTACAGCTCTGAGGATAAGCTGTAGGACCAAAAATATCCTTAGTGAGAGACTGAAGTGTTTAATTGACAATTCATCCTTCTTGAGAGAACTCAGAATTCATGTTGATGACAACTTTGATGGTGCAGACAATGAACACGTGTTTGAAAAACGCCTTGAAGAAACGGGCGTCAAGTTAAAGAAACTCGTTAGTCAAATGAAGTCCTTCGATTCCTTAGCACTTCGACCCCATGATGGTGTGGACATAACAAAAGCTGTGTTGCCAACCCTTCACTCGCAGGGGAATATTATCACAAGCTTGCACATGTGTTACGAATATGCCATGCTGAATACAAACACTCTCTATCAGATTATAAATTTGTGTCCAAAGTTGTATAGACTTGCAGTCTCATTAAGGTTTGGTGAGATTGACGAGGCATCAACAGCCTACAG AACAGTTCTTCATTCACATACTAGTCTGCATACCTTAGTAGTTCAAGACATCTCAGTGGAGGAGGAGAGTATTCAGGAGTCTGCTTTTGCCAAGATCATAAATGATTTGCTAAATGCTGCCCCAAATATTGAG aTGCTTGGCTTTTCATGTCTtattgagaaggaggaagaattcgCACTTTTGACATCTGCTTCTGTCAGGAATTTACACCTGCAGTTTTGCTTCGACCTCGGCAGTCTCTCTTCTGCACAGTTCTTCCTGCATTCACTCCTTCCGAACTTCCCCAACCTCAAGGTGCTATCTGTAGAAATCAAAGAAGGAATTTTCCAGCATGAGTCATTCACCTCTGTGTGTAAGACAGGTGTTCGGGTTACGAGAAAAAAGCCGCAATTTTTCCAAATACCCCGGTGGGATACTTCAAACATATCACAAAATACATTTGCTCTTTTGGTGATGTGA